Within the Syngnathus scovelli strain Florida chromosome 6, RoL_Ssco_1.2, whole genome shotgun sequence genome, the region GTCATCaaaaatagatatatattataaaagAATGTCAAGTGGAAAGTGATGACGCAGAGCCGAGGAGGCTGACTGAGGTCAGCTAGCTAGCTGCTGCTTAAATAGCGTTGTCGTATTAATATGTCAAATATTTATCTTTCCTTCAAGGTATGAGATGATCGCCACAGTCGCTCGTGGAAACTCACTGGGGAATGTATTCTAAATGGGAGAAAAAGACAACTAAAAACCCGCAGTGGTGTTCATTGAATGAATGGTAATTAACGCTTCATTAAGCAGGTTGCTAGGCTTTAATTTTGTTATACAGTAAATTATCTTATTTATTACTGTCTCAATAAGACGCGCAGTGTTGTTTCCTAGCACCAATCACATTGCCAAATTCTCTCCATACAGTTAAGCGCTCGAGCCGCCCCTGACGTCAGCCATGTTTTGGAAATTTGACCTACACACAGCTTCTCATCTGGAGGCTTTACTGGACAAGGAGGATGTCACGCTCACCGAGCTCATGGACGAGGATGATGTTCTGCAGGAGTGCAAGGCTCAGAACAGGAGGTCATTATTATATCTCTGCGGCTTCTGCTGTCTGGCTGACTCAACTGACTTTGACTTTCCTTTTCGTAGACTCCTTCTGTTTCTATGCCAGGACCAGTGCATGCAGGAGCTGGTCCGCAAAATTACCACCGAGCCTCCTGCTGGTATAGAGGAGACCAAGCGATTCAAGTATGTGCACTGTCATTCATTCCCATTTTATAGTCATGGTTACATATGCAAATTCTTTCCGAGCTAGTCAAATCATTTCTCGCTCTTAATGTTAACtagctgttgttgttttgatgtcCAGGTATTCAAATATCGCATGCGAGCTGTTGACAAGTGACGTGGGTGTGATCAACGACAAGCTGGGCAATGAGGATCCTCTCTTAGAAACCTTGTATGCTTTCCTGGAGCAACCGGCCCCTCTCAACCCCCTACTGGCGTCGTTCTTCAGCAAGACCATTGGGAACCTCATCGCGCGAAAGACTGAGCAGGTTAACATTAGGTTCAAAACTCACATTTGCAGAAGCGCAGGAGACTTCATgacgtttttgttgttgtgcttaGGTGATTAGTTTCCTGCGGCGGAAGGAGGGATTCCTCGCTTTGGTTCTGAAGCACATCGACACGTCGGCCATGATGGATGTCCTGCTACGACTTATAAGCTGCGTGGAGCCGCCCCCTCTTCGACTGGAGACTCTGACTGTGAGAGACgaagacacacagacagacagacagactccAATTTCACATTCTATTATCTTGTGTTTATTGTTCCCAGTGGCTGAATGAAGAAAAGCTGGCCCAAAGACTCATCGAAATCATTCACCCGGAGATGGATGACGAGGTTTTGTTCATTTCCGTTAACTATAAATAACCTTGACTAAAACCCCAGCTCCGGCCGCCAACACACTGAAACCAATTTATTTCATCTTTGCTTTGAATGATACTCATAAAGCACCACTATGGAGCTTCTATTTTTATGATTCTAAAAAGCCACTTGGGTGTGTCTCATTTCTATCAAGAGGCAGTCCAACGCGTCTCAGACTTTGTGCGACATCATTCGTTTAAGCAGAGACCAGGCCAATCAGCTTCAGGAGATGTCACAGCCCGACCCGTTGCTGACCGTGCTCGAGTCGTAAGTCGCGCAGACGCTTCGGATTGTTCCCTCGGATACGTAAAGAGGACACGTGTTTCTGTTTCGCAGGCAGGAGTGTGTGGAGCGGCTGCTAAGGAACATGTTCTCAGGAGACAGGACCGAGAGCTGCATCATCAACGGGATTcaggtgctgctcactctgttGGAAATCAGGAGGCCTGTGTGAGTGGCCAATCTTTGCTTTTATTAACCTTCACGCTAGCGGGAAAAGCTTCgtttcaaactcttttttttttttccctccgtaaCGGCAGCGTGGATGGCGTCATGGACACTCAAGGCTTTGAGAGAAGTTACAACATAAACAGCAGCATCCTTCTGGCCATTAAGCCACACTTGCTTCATTTCCACCAGCTACTTTTGGAGCCTCCCAAAGTACGTTAAGAAGAAGCATAAATGTATTTGGAAGGATTCCTCTCATCTCTTTACCTCATCTAGCGAAATCCGATGCTGACGACTTTGGGCGTGCTGGAGGAACCTTTGGGGAACACTCGGCTGCACGTGGCCCGACTCGTGGCCTCCCTGCTGTACACCAGCTCGGCCAGCCACGCGGTCATCGCGCAGGAACTCTGTCGGCTCAACACAATGGACCTGCTTTTGGTGAGACCAAGCCACGCCTTTTCATGGTGCACCATCATTCAAAAATGTGCACTTTCAGAACTCCTTCTTCAAGTACACATGGAACAACTTCCTGCACCTGCAAGTGGAGCTAtgcgtggcggccatcttgcggCCCTGTGCTCACGAAATGAGACTTCAACCAGGACTCCTCTCCCAAGACGTCAAGGCTCCTCAGCAGGAGCAGGCTTCGGCGGACGTCCTCGGGACCCACGACGATTCTGCACATCAATTATTGGTGACGCATGTAGGTATCTGAGGGAATCTTCATGTCGTTTTCTTGACTGATCTCCGGATTTGATCTTTCCAAAGTTGTTTCAGCATTGCCGCCTTGTTCAGAGGATTCTCCTGGCCTGGGAAGAGAACGATAAAACCCAGTAAGTGTTAATTGAGGTTACTACACCATGGGATGATCTAAGGTTGGATATTGTTGCAGGTCAGAAGGTGGAATGAGAAGAGGCTACATGGGGCATCTGACCAGGATCGCCAATACGGTTGTTCACAATCTGGAGAAAGGCCCGGTTCACACCCAGATTAGTAATCTCATCAGCGGTGCGTGATCGACGTTAATTTAAAATAGAATTGATAAACATGAATATTTTCTACATACGTCTTGGGCacaaattagcattagcatattGCTACTATTTTGGCTCCTCCTGTCTCGGGTTCCGTCTAATTCTATTGGGTTGGTTTCTCTTTGGGCTGCAGAGCTACCTGATGACTGCAGAGGGCGCTGGGAGACTTTTGTAACGGAGACGCTTTCAGAGACCAACAAGAGAAACACCATCGATCTGGTAAACATCTCACCATCCATGCACCTAACAGAGCCTTTGAAGTCTCACGGCTACGTTTGCGCGTTTTAGGTCGGCAGCGGTAATCCGCGGCTTTCCTCGGAAGACGACATGGAAAGCCCCTTCCCAAAAGAACTGACACTCCAACAGGTTTGGACACACGTTCAAATACCGAGTGTCCTCTGGGATGCTCTGTAaactaaatctttttttttttttgcacttcagGCTTTCTCAGATTACCAAATTCAGCAGATGACGGCAAATTTCGTGGATCAGTTTGGTTTCAACGATGACGAGTTCACCGATCACGACGACGGCATCGGGTGAGTGTGTGTACGACAGCGTGTTTTTTGATGCTTGGCGGGACTAAGCGAATCTCTTATTGCAGGGCGACATTTAATCGAATCGCAGAGATAAATATCAACATCGACGTGGGCCAAGACAGTGTGAGTTTACAGTTGAATGTGTTTTTGTAAAATACAGTGCTTTTATTATTGTATTAGTAAATTTAGTCCTGAGCATGGTCAagggttattatttattttttcaaacctTTTTTACAGGCCAATACGGCTTCGTTTGACGCCTGCGCCAAGGAGAGGATACAAGCCTTCGACGATGACGAAGAGGACATCTGGGAAGAAAAAGAATTCAACTATGCAACACAAACCAAGTCAAGAAACAGGTTTGGAGACACAATTGGTGTGGCGATGTATCGACGCTTATTTATTTGATCTACTCAACGAAGGTTCGGCGGGACGCAGGCAGCCCAAGGCCAAGCTCCGCCCGGCCAAGCGTGCGAGAGGTCGGCAACTTCCGACAAAGCGGCGAGCTCGGATTCTGACGAAGGAGAGGAGTTGAAAGATGACATGGACCCTTTCTCCAGTCAGACAGAGGCCACAAAGGGTGAGATAGAACGACTGTATGATCATCACGCCATCGTTTGGTTCGCTCTGAGGGACTGACGGCTTTTGACTACTCTTCCTCAGACTCGGGCTGGATTGCGGACTTTGGGGAGGTGAACTCAAAAGCTCCGGCGGCAGGCATGGGCTTTGCAGCCTGGGACAGTCCGCAGCCCGCCGCTACTAAAACAGAAGAGAAGGGCTGGGCCAAGTTTACGGATTTCCAGCCTTTCTGTTGGTGAGCCGCCCGAGCGAGGCTAGCAATACTATCTGAGCTGGAAATTGTCCAAGACTTTTGTTTCCACTCATTGACCGCACAACTTGAAGGAGAAGTAAAAACCCTGTGTCAAACTTTAGCAACGTGCAGTTAGTGGCGTTTATGAGGGGAACAACAAGGCCGCGGCCACATTCCAAAAGAGAAACCACCAAAGTGCACTCGGCCCGCTCTGTGTCTCATCCAGAACAGTCAATCCAAATGAATTAGTGGCCACCTAGGGGTGGACGTGGTAACAACGTGTTTCCCACGATATTTTAAGCAATCATTTTTACCGATTTTCCAGTATACTTAATAAAATGCCCTCGCTGCGAGCCACCAAATAATTATTCAATATAATTAACGAAATATGTATCTACCAAATGTTCACCATGTGTTTGGAACCCTGCAATAAACGGGGTTCACTGAAGGTATCGCTCGTCCAAGGTGTCAGCCGCTCAATGTTTGGACCATGTCGGGAAATTAAATTTAGAGCTGGGAATGCGAGGAATGTGACCGCCCGAGCTTTCACCCGACTTCTCAAAATGGTTGCATTGTGTCTGCggtgctctcgctctctcaagTTTTTGACATGTTATTATATTTCCCTAGTTCTGAAGCTGGCCCCCAATGCAGCTCCCCCGTGGCCTCGGACCTTAGCGCCAAACCGAGCCAGAatcgtaagattttttttcccacaacaaTATAAAAGTTAGAATGAACGGCTCTGTTGAATCAATGAGGACTTGATCTTACCTCCAGCCTGCGTGTGGAGCGTATGCGGGACGAGGAAAGCTCCCCTGGTGGCGTCGGACAGCTCCTCCTCCAGCAGCTCCGACACAGATGAAGACGAGAACAAAACGGGGTCCGCCCGCGCCGCCACCACCGAGACCCTCAACAGGGGCGACGGCAAGGAAACCATCCGGCTGACTGTGGACGCCAAGAACGAGCGTGCCGTGTTCAGCAGGTACGGGACTTGAATGCTACCAACTGCAAcagactattttttattttttttacacttccCACATTTGAGTCACCGACAATGTAGTGGTTCACACAGCTCACCAATCAGCCTGGCCTGGTTTTCTGGGTGGCGTAagaatatttgtttattttatttatttatcactaTTGATATATTTATTTCTAGTACCTTCTTAAACTTTTCTTTCACATTCCACATGGCCTCTTCATAACCAGTGCTAGCTCTACAATCTACCATTTGTCTGCTCACTAAGAGCGTCCGTCCCTCATCTATCCCTCCGAGCTTTCCCTCTCCGTCCCTCTCTTTGTTGCTCTTCTGATATCGCCCCACCTGTCTCTTCCCACCTGTCCCCCCCCTCGCCCTCAGAGTATTCCGCCCAGCCACTCGACGGTATGTGAAGCGTGTGATGATTTCCTGAAGTTTGTATGAGAAAGCAAATAGCGTTGAGAACAAAAGACGAGAAGAGGCGTGTTCTGCTTGTTGCCTTGAACTCGGATGCGTGCGACAATCAAAACTAATTCATCCGCGTGGACTGCACTAACCTACCACAAAAGCTTAGCTCATCCCTATTCCCAATACCAGTCCGGCATTAACACATCCATAAATAGCAAAAGGCGTGTCCGTGGCCTCACATGTGTGCCGCAGATGTTTGCAATAATGACATATCCAGTGCATCATTTCCTATTAAACAGCTCGTGTCTTCCCTGTGCAGCAAGCGAGTGAGTaaagaagcccccccccctccccccaccccgTTTTACCACAAGGCATGCTCTGAAGAAAAAACTTTCTTCTATCCAAGTCAatgcattagcattagcacgcCATTTACTAACATTGTCCCTATTCAAGCATGGAcaatttggggtgggggggcggggcttaacACCATCAACAGCAGGTAACGGAGGTGAGCTTTTAACCAGGATGTACAAGCGCTGTTTATTTTCCTTCTACCGAGAGCGCATTctcattctcttttttttgggggggttgttTTGAAGTCACGCAGACAAGACAGCAGAAGACAAAGGGAAAGGAAATGAGGTGGTTGCGGAATCTGGAAGGAAAAACGGAGACTGCCCAAGTCCTAGCCAGCAGCCGGCTGCTGTCACACAGTGAGTAGTGTCTATTTACTTGGCACACAGTAGTGGAGCTACTTCCTCGAATGACCTCGAGGGGGCCTTTGTTTACTTAACTACCGAGAGAACCAGGCATGAGGTGTTCAGCACCGCATTTTCTCATAACGGCGGTATTTTGTATTAGCTGTTTCCTCATCAAATAGCTCGGTGGCATTTGAGCATCCGCAACGTGTAGATTCTACAGATTTAATGAAGGCGTGGTCACTCTATGCGGAAATGTCACGCATGCAtataatgtttatttttatggGAGAGAAACATGAAGCTATTTGCAAATCTGTCCTTTTTCTTTGTTGGTTGAACAGAGAGAAGCAGAACTCCGCCAACGGACCGGCCTAACCGGCATCATCGCCAATATGGATGGCGGGCCCTTCAACGCGCAACCTCGCTGTTTGTTCTATGATTTCTCTTAGCGGCCATGTTTGTCAGTCCGGCGGCTCGTCCAACAGCCAAATGAGGTTACACATTAATGATCGGCccgagactaaaaaaaaaaaacaagtcggtGGGCTTATCTTGCGCATGAATCAGAGCCTGGTCTGAGTTTCGCAACATTTGACTTGTTGGAAAAAGAAAAGTACAAAAACACcacaaatctatttttttttcatttcagaaTTTCAACTAAACTATCTGCATTTAATCCATATCCTGTGCATGGACTTTAAAGTACATATCAAGGATATGGTGACccgcaaatatttatttatattatgaaATAGCGCATCATGAGCTCTGCTTTAAAACGTGCGTGTGAGAGTGAGCTCTGTCCCAGGTGCAGAGGTGACTCTCAGGTCCGAGGAGATACAAAAAGAAAGCACACCTGAACACACACTGTATTataaataaagtaaataaacaTCCTCCAAAAAGACATGCGTAAGTGCATGCCGCCATTCATACCCACCCGTCCTCCTTCTCGGAACCTGTCAGTGTACTTATTGTGATATTTGCTCCTGTATTAGATTGTGGCTACTCTTGGTAATATAAACGTAATATAAATGTATAATATACACATATAATCATATCTATTTTTGAAACAAAAGATGGAAAAATGTAATGTGTGTAAACGTGCGTTTGTGTGTTGTTGAAATGAGgcaataatgattttttttttggtattccAGCATCAATTCCAGAGGAGTGTGTGCTTGTGTAGTCTTCCATAATATTGCGCTAACAACTTTGTAGCGCGTTAGCTAAtcagctgagatttttttttttttttttttgcatagccATTATCTTGTTGGTACTTATATGATgtcaatgacaaaataaaaacagctagTACCCAGCGTATTGTTTGTTTACTCCAATGTGGAGTTTATTTAGCGGTCTTTCTTTTCCCGCACTTTAAAAACACGTACGTTGGGTTCATTGACGACTAAATTAATTATCCATAATATCAGCGGCTCACCCACGACCCAAATAAGGACTGGCATTATGGAAAATAGATGAATAGAATGATTTGGGTAGATTTGAATCTAATTcacaagcactttttttttttttttttttttgcaaaggctCTATTAGAATGTGAAGTGGCGCTTAAATTATGTACTGTACACACGTTAAAATGACGTTTTGCTTTCTGCCAAAGCCCTTGAGTAGTTCCAGCCTCTATTTTTTGGCAGCCATTAAAATCCAAACAGTGGTGTTTCCACACAAttcaataatttaaaaaaaagatttgaacaAGCGTAAGGAGACACtgtgcaccttttttttttaaaaaaacaaaacaatctaaAGTAGTTTCCAGGTGTCACACTTGACATACTTTTTCTGCCCTTGCTAAAATTAGCGGGTGGAccactgaccccccccccccgtctacCGCTGGGCTACTGCCAAGTCTACTGGATTCGCTTGAATTGTCTCATGTTGCACTGTGTCATGGTTGTTTTCATGTGGTCATAGCTGTATAGATTATTTATGTGCTCTATGTCGAACCCCTTGAAAATGAGATGACTGTTCTGTTCAAGGGGCTATCCATCAATTTGAAATGGAAAATTAGGTCACGCTCAGTCGGGAATGGCCGAGTCGTTACATTATTGGCCATGCTGAAGTCAGGCTGTTTCGagggggcggtgctgtctcatgCAAATGAGCCGCCGCTTTTCAGTTTCCCacatttttgcatttatttttatttgaaatgttttgtcaACTTCTTGCATTTCTACTGCAGCACTGTGAGGACGACCTGCATAACCACTAGTCCACCGCGCTGCCATCATCGGATGAAGTTTTACACAAACAACACTTTGTGGCTTTGGGCGGTTTGTCCCTCATCTCTTTTCCAGTGGCCTTTTACTTTGTCATGAGCATCtgctcctcacacacacacacacacacacacacacacacacacacacacacacacacacacacacacacacactacggaAAGGGGAAGGGGTGGAGTTGCGCTGACTATTTCAACTAGTGTTGGAGAAACCTGCCTGTCCGCTCAGAGCTGAGGAGGCGGCGCTTGCGAGGCGTGGGACTCTAGACAAAGaagacacactcactcacacacacacaacgctcACACAAGACACGACCGGAGTTGGACAGCTGGAATCGATCTTCAACTCCTGGGActattttttcttcccccccccccgcttggCGAACAaagttgtcaaaaaaaaaacgaggagcTGCATGTTTTCCAGCTGTGCCGATCCATAAGTTGTGCTACCATATGTTGTGCGTAAATGTGCGCACGGATAGGCGTGCTCGGGATGGAAAATAGGGGCCGGCTCTACTCTTAGCTGTCCGCCATGGGGGGTTGCCATAGttaccccaccaccaccaaagcGGACGGCAAAGCTCCTCCTGACGTCTGCAAAGTGTAAGTtttcttttgacatttttttcttcaattgtttgagagacaaaaaaacaacaacaaagcagGAATGTCGTCCAGATAAGCGCGTTACATATTTGCGCGATGGCATCAGTGAATTCCTTCGGCAGACGAGTAGCGCGGGGCAAAAGCAGGGTGCCCGAGTTACTCGGCAAATGTTTGCTGTTGATTCCAGCCTGGTTAAGGTAAACAGTGCGCACGTCACCGCCACTTGCGCCGTGTTTACGCATAAGCGCGCTAAGATGTGGGTCCATTGTGCGTTTTGTGTGTGGACCACAACTCCAGGCCTTAAAGGCAGGACAGGATGTTCTCTCCGTTTCCTTCTAGCGTGCTTTCTTTTGGGGAATTTCCACTAAGGGGTACCGAAATAGGCCCGCTGGACTAATGGTttgcacatctgcctcacagtcagACATCCCACATTTGTCCTGCTTTGTGCcaagttttgtttttgcatcaAATATCAAGTGGGCATGCAAAGAAGAGGGACGGCCTACCTGAAGCATCCAGCCGCTGTTGAACTTAAGCGTGGTTAGCATATCCGCCTCGCAATCCTGAGATTCTGGGTTTGATTCCCATCGTCTGTGGAGCTTTCATGGTTTCTCCTCCTTATGCTGGTTTTCTTTTTCCCCACAACTCA harbors:
- the ppp6r2b gene encoding serine/threonine-protein phosphatase 6 regulatory subunit 2 isoform X1, producing the protein MFWKFDLHTASHLEALLDKEDVTLTELMDEDDVLQECKAQNRRLLLFLCQDQCMQELVRKITTEPPAGIEETKRFKYSNIACELLTSDVGVINDKLGNEDPLLETLYAFLEQPAPLNPLLASFFSKTIGNLIARKTEQVISFLRRKEGFLALVLKHIDTSAMMDVLLRLISCVEPPPLRLETLTWLNEEKLAQRLIEIIHPEMDDERQSNASQTLCDIIRLSRDQANQLQEMSQPDPLLTVLESQECVERLLRNMFSGDRTESCIINGIQVLLTLLEIRRPVVDGVMDTQGFERSYNINSSILLAIKPHLLHFHQLLLEPPKRNPMLTTLGVLEEPLGNTRLHVARLVASLLYTSSASHAVIAQELCRLNTMDLLLNSFFKYTWNNFLHLQVELCVAAILRPCAHEMRLQPGLLSQDVKAPQQEQASADVLGTHDDSAHQLLVTHLFQHCRLVQRILLAWEENDKTQSEGGMRRGYMGHLTRIANTVVHNLEKGPVHTQISNLISELPDDCRGRWETFVTETLSETNKRNTIDLVGSGNPRLSSEDDMESPFPKELTLQQAFSDYQIQQMTANFVDQFGFNDDEFTDHDDGIGATFNRIAEININIDVGQDSANTASFDACAKERIQAFDDDEEDIWEEKEFNYATQTKSRNRFGGTQAAQGQAPPGQACERSATSDKAASSDSDEGEELKDDMDPFSSQTEATKDSGWIADFGEVNSKAPAAGMGFAAWDSPQPAATKTEEKGWAKFTDFQPFCCSEAGPQCSSPVASDLSAKPSQNPCVWSVCGTRKAPLVASDSSSSSSSDTDEDENKTGSARAATTETLNRGDGKETIRLTVDAKNERAVFSRVFRPATRRHADKTAEDKGKGNEVVAESGRKNGDCPSPSQQPAAVTQEKQNSANGPA
- the ppp6r2b gene encoding serine/threonine-protein phosphatase 6 regulatory subunit 2 isoform X2, with the translated sequence MFWKFDLHTASHLEALLDKEDVTLTELMDEDDVLQECKAQNRRLLLFLCQDQCMQELVRKITTEPPAGIEETKRFKYSNIACELLTSDVGVINDKLGNEDPLLETLYAFLEQPAPLNPLLASFFSKTIGNLIARKTEQVISFLRRKEGFLALVLKHIDTSAMMDVLLRLISCVEPPPLRLETLTWLNEEKLAQRLIEIIHPEMDDERQSNASQTLCDIIRLSRDQANQLQEMSQPDPLLTVLESQECVERLLRNMFSGDRTESCIINGIQVLLTLLEIRRPVVDGVMDTQGFERSYNINSSILLAIKPHLLHFHQLLLEPPKRNPMLTTLGVLEEPLGNTRLHVARLVASLLYTSSASHAVIAQELCRLNTMDLLLNSFFKYTWNNFLHLQVELCVAAILRPCAHEMRLQPGLLSQDVKAPQQEQASADVLGTHDDSAHQLLVTHLFQHCRLVQRILLAWEENDKTQSEGGMRRGYMGHLTRIANTVVHNLEKGPVHTQISNLISELPDDCRGRWETFVTETLSETNKRNTIDLVGSGNPRLSSEDDMESPFPKELTLQQAFSDYQIQQMTANFVDQFGFNDDEFTDHDDGIGATFNRIAEININIDVGQDSANTASFDACAKERIQAFDDDEEDIWEEKEFNYATQTKSRNRFGGTQAAQGQAPPGQACERSATSDKAASSDSDEGEELKDDMDPFSSQTEATKDSGWIADFGEVNSKAPAAGMGFAAWDSPQPAATKTEEKGWAKFTDFQPFCCSEAGPQCSSPVASDLSAKPSQNPCVWSVCGTRKAPLVASDSSSSSSSDTDEDENKTGSARAATTETLNRGDGKETIRLTVDAKNERAVFSSHADKTAEDKGKGNEVVAESGRKNGDCPSPSQQPAAVTQEKQNSANGPA